The Juglans regia cultivar Chandler chromosome 1, Walnut 2.0, whole genome shotgun sequence nucleotide sequence AGACTGACTACACCCACACACTCAACTAAGGGTGAAAACCGACCCCTTCGGCACGGTTTTTCGACAAAACCGATGCCGACCGACGCTTAAGTTTTGGTTGAGAAAACCGGTCGAAACCGGTCGATGGGGAGGAGAAACGCCGACACTGGCCGATCCTTCATTTCTGTGGCGGTTCACGGTCGATTCTCAGATCGAGCttcgtctgagagagtagagactagagagagagagagagaggatgagaactGAGACGCAAGGAAGAAGACAGATTCATatcgaaacgacgccgtttggtttaatacgttatttgttttaatattaaaccaaacggcgtcgttctacttatttgttttaatacgttataaataaaacaacaccGTTTGGTTTATTatcaaacggcgtcgtttcagttgtgtttaaaacacaatTATAGGATTAAACAgtgccgttccacttaaacttaagtagaacGGCATCGTTTTAAGTACagagtatataaaaaaaaaattaatttctttagtcggccggttcagcggtttgaacTAGGTTCGAACCAATGCCGAACcggccgatatcggttttctcAATTTTGTACCGCAtgccgaccggttctccaccggtttcggccggttccgagCTCGGCCGACAGGTCTGGGTCGGTCCTGGTCGGTTCTCAGGTTTGTTGTACAGCCCTACACTCAACCACGTTTGCCTACCCATTCATAATACTAAAAGGCACTGGTGTTTAACCATTCAATGCCCCCAATCTTATAGGTAAGCTGCTTCTTTTGAGATCATAACTGATAACAAAAATGTGTCCAGCTCGATGATAATATGTTATAGCTCAAATCATTGCAAACTATGGTAATAGACACagtattatgaaaattttacatCTGAAATCAATATGCATTATGAGCACAGACGTACATAAATCAACATAGTTTGAACATGACGCTTTATGAAGCCATCCAACAGATCTAGAGCATCAAACTACTCATTTTCAGATCACAGTCACTCAGGTCGCAAAAGCCATACATAAAATAAGGGTAAAGGGATAAAGTATATAAGCATCAAAGAAGGGAACTAGTCGTACAATATGACCTGGTCAACCCGATAGTTATTTCGCAATGTGGTCAGCTCATTACCCCAGAATTTGTCCATCCAACTATTCATGTTTGGTGAAATGTCACAGAAGGATTCTTTCTATTGCAGTTGCTTGAATGTTAATTTCTGGAAACCATTTCACACACCTAACAAAAATCTCTAATTTCCATCAGATTATTAGTACAGAGAGtcattattaatgttttattttttattttttatgaattgacATTGTAGGACGTGGTTCCCAGACATTGCAAAAGGGAGCTAGCAATTCCTAGTTTCCACCATATAAAGGACTTAGAAATGGCAAATTATATATAGGTTTACCCTTGCCCATGGATTTTGCAAACCGGACAGCAATTGAATTAAGATTAAGAAATTTggtaaaataacataaaagaaaaagagaaaggaaagaacaaATGCACGGAACAGAGAATGAAGAATTTACCCCATCTGAAGCAAGAACAATGAACTGatctctctcggtgagtatcCGGTGAGAGAATTCAGGAATAGAGATCACCCCATATTCCTTCAAACAGAAATCCCCAAATGCTCGGGCCATTGCTAATCCAGGTGCATCATCAAATGGCAACCATACCCTAGGCACTTCAGGTTCATCTTGCAAAGCAAAGACCCTACCCTTGCACCGTTTAATCCTTTCTGCCTCCCCTATAGGAATTTGAATCACACCAAAGAAGAATTAGGCACACAACAACCACGTACTAGAGAAAAGTAACATAACAGAATAACATAGGGCATACTTGGTAAATCAGGCTTTAAATCAACAGTCAACTGGACTGCCACCAAGGAATCATTGCTGTCCTTAGATCCCATAATTGCTCGAGAATCCCCAATATATCCCATAAAAAGATTTGACCCCTATGAATAGAAACATTAAGAAGCGTAAACGCTAGTGGAATAAGGACCAGCATGGGTAAGTGGATGGTGATTTCAGGTGTACCTGTTTCACTAAAGTGACAGCAGTGCTACCACTACAAAAGCAGTCCAAATTTGGATGAGACCTCAGCTCTTTGTCCATAGCCTTGTATGACTTTAAGAAAGTTTCTCTCCATGAGGAAATCAATTTATCCTCCGGTGAGCAATCCTTCTCTGAATCTCCAGCATCTGATCTCTTGAGATTCCCTTTGAAACAAGTTGTATTTGACCCATTCTGTCTCGACTGACAAGAATGCAAGAATGATAATAGCTTTACCGGCAGGGCATCCCTCACTTTGCGTGCAACAAGATGGCCATGCGGACCATGTCCATCAAAGACACCACAAAATATCACATCTTCCGAGATGAAATCCTGCAGAAACTCAAATCCAGAATAAGAAACCAACCCACCAAGCATTATTAGATATCATTAGTATTTGAAGGAGCAAAACTTACTTCCCAAACAATCATGGCATCCTGGTTTATACCCTTGCGGCCCTGCTGCGTGAATATGCAAGACGTACGGCTCTTTCCATTCACAAAAATCCGGCTTGGTATGGATGGTAAATGCTGCAGGCCAACAACATGATCAGAGAACGTTCTCGTTCTCTTTTGCCCGCAAAAACAAGAGGGTGAAACTGTCTCTCCATTGCTCCTGCTACTGCAAGTACTTCGACTACTAGTTGAAACACAACCCCCCATTTCCTCAGCTCCAGAAAGATGGCGTTACATCAGATGTAATATGCTGACAAGATTTGCTTTGCCAGAACAGATCTCACATGGAATTCTGAGATCATTAAGAATAGTCAAACAAGAGATAACGACCAGCCAAACTCCAAAAGATTCCCACACGTCAATCCACAAGCCACTTTAAACCACCTATGTTGAAAACCGGCCTCATTTTATCCTAGTCAAGCGTGTAATTCGTTGGACGTTACGAGTATCTCGATGTTGAAACCAACTGAACAAAACgagaaaatattagtttattgAATAGTTTAATCAAGAGAGTCACAAAACCAAGCAACGGCTGCAACATGGAAAACTCAACAACTCAAACAAATGGTATTAAAAAGCCTTCCATCCATGTGAATTACGAAAAACGAATATAAACTTAAAAGGCTGTCCTCATCGTTTGTGCTCCACTAggattaaatattataatacaaAACAAGTTGCCATAATTCATAGCAGTTTAATCCACAAAATTACTCCGTATCACAGGTATTGAGGCCATCGAAAATAGCAAACGAAGAAcacacgatatatatatatatatatatggcccaCTTTATAAAACAGCTTCTTATCTTTTCATTAACAAGGAATCAAGGCCAATGGAATCTCAAAAGACAACAAAAAGGCACAATCAAGAAGCCACTAGAgacaaatgaagaaaaatgcGTTTGCGACTAGTATCGCTTCCGAATAACtaagaacaaaaacaagaaaagtgATTATCCAGGCGATTCTCAAGAAATTCTACCTTTGCTGCTCAAAATATTAATAGCACTGACACAGATCCGCacacaaagaacaaaaaacagaaactttGCGTTCAATGAAaacatttcacaacaaattcatatttaaaCTCCGATTCTCCGTTTAGcagttaataaaatataggaaaGTACTTTTaggtataaaaaattttaattacatggttttttttttttcaaaacaaaagtgATGGGTATTCGtgcaaatttcaaaataagaaaaCCCATAAGAAAAAACTCACaatacaagtttttatttttcttttttcccctctttGTTCTCAGCAACCAAAGCGCAGTGGACTGGTCAGTGGAGACTTTttcaacagagagagaaagagagagagagagtgagcaAAAGCAAATTTTGAAATCCCATTGGAGAGAGAACCCGAAAGAGATAAAGGCAAAGACCGAAAAGCAGAAAAGGACGAAACAAAGGTATAATTTTGTCAAAATAGTATCaaagaacaaaaccaaaaaagagCATAAGAGATCTAAGTAAATGTTTCTtaacattaaaagaaattataaacaAAACTAGATACACAGTGCTAGTGTGCCGTTTGATTAACCAGAAAATGCTCGAGAAAACCTGGaaacagagagtgagagatcAAGCTAATATTGcgttaattattttcaaaagcataacaaaataaatagagtaACCAAAGATTACTGCTTTCCTGTTTTTGTACTGAGAAAATGTGAGgtacaaaaaaacaaagcaattcAAAACCTTAAAGTTTCTCCCAGAACCCGACTGCCTGAGCCGAAGCTCCACATTCGTAAAACTAAAGCAGGAGAAAACATGAAATCCAAGACATTACTGATTTTGTGTTATTTTCCTCTGTTATTTTTCCCCCTCCACCAAACTAcaacccaaaacgaaaatgaaaGAAACATAGAAGCAGTTGCTTGCACACGCAGATCTCTCATTACTAATGCCACTAAATAACCTTATGGGACAAGGTAGAAAACCTCAAGCAATAAAATTAAGCAATCACACATACCAATAATGGAAATTACCTAAATATCAAAAAACAtcgaaagagaaaataaatcaaggaaAGAGGAAACGAAGAGTGGAATGGCAAGAAGATGCGCATGCAAAGTTTGAAAGAAAGAGGGATCTGGAAGAGAGAGATCGAGGGTAGTGCTAAAGTAAAACTGAAGAGTAGGAGTTTGGGCACTAGCAGCCGAAGGTTGGTTACCTGTTGTGTTTTGACAACTTACAACATAGGAATCAGAAAGgcagggagaaagagagaggagagaagatATTTGGGTTTGATTAGAAATTATACGGGACCGCTGGGAGTGGTGGAGGTAGTGGAGTGGAGCATTAATGGGAAAAGCAGGGCAAAAAGTGAAATacagagagagggaaagagattTGGCCAGCAGTTACTGTGGGCAGGAACAGCCGTGCACACCCCGGGAGAAATCAAATGATATAATATCAACAAAGGAACCTGCACACTGCCCTCTTCAAGGCGCGTCCATCCAACACTTGGTTGCTTGTTAactattttatttgataaacaGAAATTTCATTTAGgaggtttggatattaagataagattagataattttagatgagttgaataaaatattattttttaatattattattatttaaaaatttaaaaattttgaattgtctattatattttatataaaaatttaaaaaaattataataacaaataagatggattgagagtatttttatatctaaacatTCATCAAATGGTTGGCTAAgagatgaaatataataaatatttttttattatttaaaatcacgtaatcaaatattaaaaataatactaataaaatagattataaatagtattggatatgaaatgaataaaatctcattgcaaacagtaaaaaaaaaagagattgattgacataaaaaaaatgtgaaactAGCTTAAGGTAAGTATGAGTTAGTTACTCTAAAGAACGAAGGAGGCCTCTATAAAAAGACGATACTACTATTAACATGGAATGATCTAACAACTCGGTAAGTAAAGACTTCTCTACACTCTTTGGGAGTTCTCTCTCCAAATTTTTACTCGAACAACATCTAATTCAACCTCT carries:
- the LOC108985575 gene encoding probable protein phosphatase 2C 52 yields the protein MGGCVSTSSRSTCSSRSNGETVSPSCFCGQKRTRTFSDHVVGLQHLPSIPSRIFVNGKSRTSCIFTQQGRKGINQDAMIVWEDFISEDVIFCGVFDGHGPHGHLVARKVRDALPVKLLSFLHSCQSRQNGSNTTCFKGNLKRSDAGDSEKDCSPEDKLISSWRETFLKSYKAMDKELRSHPNLDCFCSGSTAVTLVKQGSNLFMGYIGDSRAIMGSKDSNDSLVAVQLTVDLKPDLPREAERIKRCKGRVFALQDEPEVPRVWLPFDDAPGLAMARAFGDFCLKEYGVISIPEFSHRILTERDQFIVLASDGVWDVLSNEEVVEIVSMAPTRSSAARILVDSAAREWKLKYPTSKMDDCAVVCLFLDGKMDAESDYDEQNFSSATLQSNHSGNAIESDDGQKSEPSLQRNFTVRSSEENDTYGRLPIEVEGNEEAVAAEDQNWSGLEGVTRVNSIVQLPRFSDERPNPEIL